From Anopheles stephensi strain Indian unplaced genomic scaffold, UCI_ANSTEP_V1.0 ucontig421, whole genome shotgun sequence, one genomic window encodes:
- the LOC118516961 gene encoding uncharacterized protein LOC118516961, which translates to MAKQLKTFLLKKRQAAELIKTVEQFTSEYTDDRVSEVSVCLDQLERYYEDFLQASAKVSELDEDGAETYVAERCEMDTRYRRVKGFLLRRQPSNPGVSDSVLIANSTMNTTGRSSAVNVRLPKIELPTFDGDSTKWLTFRDRFVAMIDSSADIPNIMKLQYLLSSLKGDAGLLFEHTTLTADNYDVTWTALLKRYDNPRTLVREYYRKIHHLPTKLDEPVEYWDTPLANLLLMKLDTATILAWENHSAQHTKDKYKELVDFLHSRVRILKSTRRYVVSLPRNAKPEKVLGLSRDIADRRLLGVERRLKANPVMEKEYKRFMVEYEQLGHMVKLTEPVDDSEPHCYIPHHAVIKESSSSTKVRVVFDASCKTTSGYSLNDTLLIGPTVQDDLLTIILRFRKHSVALVADVEKMYRQILHYDKDRKLLRIRYRERSTEPIATYELQTVTYGTASAPFLATRTLQQIAHDNKQEYPKAVDPVLHDFYVDDLLTGAASVSEAIETRKQISSMLESAGFSLKKWASNIPAALDGVPSADLAIKSVLDWQEDQAVSTLGLVWEPSNDMFRFRVDLPTPAEELTRCLVLSYTARIFDPLGLLGPTVILAKMFLQRLWGLKHEGKTLDWNRPLPAEIQEEWRRFHSTLYVLRELRVPRLVAHSNPEKLQLHLFADASQGAYGACCYVRSDSTRGSTVRLLAAKSKVVSLSNTHSIARLELCAARLAVHLFQKVIRALNVSSSTVICWTDSMTVMHWLKSSPRRWKPFVANRVAQIQEETRISCWRHVPGSDNPADDISRGLRPEELLQCERWWQGPRWLSYGQEEWPVEPVLAKENETDIEERLAVSKIVITSTTCDFSNILFARYSSYGKLRRVVAYCLRILSNLRASKSTSINSVKRNTDMKTLLSSVPPLTAAELQDAELRLCQRAQHDSFAEEMDDLKRGKLVSGRSRLKWLSPYLDPKGVLRVGGRLGNANIPESTKHPIVLAASHRLSTLLVENTHHQKMHAGPQFMLATIRQKFWLIGGRNLAKSVYHRCHTCFRNKPTLVKQAVADLPKSRVTPTRPFAVSGVDYCGPFLLKSTVRNRSPTKAYIAIFVCFATRAVHIELVSDLTSTAFLSALRRFVARRGKVAELHSDNATTFKGAAHELHRIYRMLKIDEGDRRAIFDWCAENELVWKFIPPRAPHFGGLWEAAVKSAKRHLLKTIGVRSVTQENMLTLLAQVELCLNSRPLIPISDEPTDLEALTPGHFLIGSSMQHVPQVDLSKISPNRLKEYQLVQRQMQEIWARWYPEYLQQLQARAKHANNTPVKLEVNQLVIVKEDNTPPAVWPKGRITALHPGKDGVVRVVTLRVGTGKEIVRAVSRIALLPNPIEQRAAVDTTTITMRSILSNIARMFDPLGLIAPVIIRAKLLMQELWLQKIGWDDPVPVHIYNKWKAVNDDWKDLADFKRDRRVRGSVWRLYLRTL; encoded by the exons atggcgaaacaattaaaaacgtTTCTACTGAAAAAACGCCAAGCTGCCGAGCTAATTAAAACCGTGGAACAGTTCACCAGTGAATATACCGATGATAGAGTGAGTGAAGTATCAGTGTGTCTAGACCAGCTGGAAAGGTATTACGAAGATTTTCTCCAGGCAAGCGCGAAAGTTTCGGAGCTAGATGAGGATGGGGCGGAAACGTATGTGGCGGAACGTTGCGAAATGGACACGCGTTACCGACGCGTGAAGGGTTTCCTTCTACGAAGGCAACCCTCGAACCCGGGTGTGAGTGATTCGGTGTTGATCGCGAATTCAACGATGAATACTACGGGACGATCGAGTGCTGTGAATGTGCGTCTGCCGAAAATCGAATTACCTACGTTTGATGGTGATTCTACCAAGTGGCTTACTTTCCGGGACCGATTTGTAGCTATGATTGATTCTTCCGCGGACATTCCTaacatcatgaagctgcaatATCTGCTGTCGTCGTTAAAGGGTGATGCTGGATTGCTCTTCGAGCATACCACCTTAACAGCAGATAATTACGACGTGACGTGGACTGCCTTGCTGAAGCGTTACGACAACCCGCGTACGCTtgttcgcgagtactaccggaagATTCATCACCTACCGACA AAACTCGACGAGCCCGTTGAGTACTGGGATACGCCGCTCGCCAACCTCTTGTTGATGAAACTGGACACGGCGACcatcttggcttgggaaaaccattcagcacagcacacgaaaGATAAGTACAAGGAGTTAGTAGATTTCCTTCATAGTCGTGTCCGAATCCTTAAGTCAACGC GTCGCTATGTCGTGTCGTTGCCGCGAAATGCCAAACCGGAGAAAGTCCTGGGTTTGTCAAGGGATATAGCAGATCGGCGTTTGTTGGGagttgaacggcggctaaagGCCAATCCTGTAATGGAAAAGGAGTATAAAAGGTTCATGGTAGAATACGAGCAGTTGGGACACATGGTGAAACTCACCGAACCTGTCGACGATAGTGAGCCGCACTGCTACATCCCTCATCATGCCGTGATTAAGGAGTCGAGTTCTTCAACCAAGGTTCGTGTTGTTTTCGATGCAtcctgcaaaacaacatcggGCTACTCCTTGAACGACACTTTACTCATTGGCCCAACGGTACAAGATGATCTGCTCACAATCATCTTGCGATTCAGGAAGCATTCTGTCGCATTAGTGGCAGACGTGGAGAAGATGTACAGGCAGATCCTGCATTATGATAAAGATCGAAAACTGCTACGCATTCGATATCGGGAACGTTCAACCGAACCAATAGCAACGTATGAGCTACAAACGGTGACCTACGGTACCGCATCAGCTCCGTTCTTGGCCACTCGTACGTTGCAACAAATCGCGCATGACAACAAACAGGAGTACCCCAAAGCCGTAGACCCGGTTCTGCATGATTTTTATGTGGATGACTTGCTGACTGGTGCAGCAAGTGTTTCAGAAgccatcgagacacgtaaacAGATATCATCGATGTTGGAATCAGCGGGCTTCTCACTAAAGAAATGGGCGTCGAACATACCGGCTGCGCTTGATGGTGTTCCAAGCGCCGATTTGGCCATCAAATCAGTTCTAGACTGGCAAGAAGACCAAGCAGTCTCAACActgggcttggtttgggaaccatccaacgatatgtttcggtttcgggtggATTTGCCAACCCCTGCAGAAGAGCTGACACGATGCCTGGTGTTATCATACACGGCCAGAATCTTCGATCCTCTTGGTCTGTTGGGACCAACGGTGATACTCGCCAAGATGTTCCTGCAACGCCTATGGGGATTGAAGCACGAGGGGAAGACGCTGGACTGGAATCGTCCGCTACCAGCGGAGATTCAGGAAGAGTGGAGGAGGTTCCACTCAACGCTCTATGTGTTACGCGAACTGCGAGTACCTCGATTGGTGGCACATAGCAATCCGGAAAAGCTGCAGCTGCATCTCTTCGCGGATGCATCTCAAGGAGCCTATGGAGCATGTTGTTACGTACGCTCGGATTCGACACGGGGCTCTACGGTTAGATTGCTAGCGGCTAAGTCCAAGGTGGTGTccctctcaaacacacattccatcgCCAGATTAGAACTGTGTGCAGCACGGCTAGCAGTACAcctgttccagaaggtgatTCGAGCACTCAACGTTTCATCGTCGACGGTTATCTGTTGGACAGATTCCATGACCGTCATGCATTGGCTCAAATCATCACCTCGTcgatggaagccgttcgtcgccAACAGGGTGGCGCAAATACAAGAGGAGACCCGAATTTCATGCTGGCGTCATGTTCCTGGTAGCGATAACCCGGCGGATGATATATCGCGCGGGTTGAGGCCCGAAGAGTTACTGCAGTGCGAGCGATGGTGGCAGGGGCCAcgttggttgtcctacggacaGGAAGAGTGGCCGGTGGAACCAGTACTCGCGAAAGAGAACGAGACGGACATCGAGGAGCGGTTAGCGGTgtccaaaatagtcatcacctCTACGACGTGTGACTTTAGCAACATACTTTTCGCACGTTATTCCTCGTACGGCAAGTTGCGAAGGGTTGTTGCTTATTGCTTGCGAATCCTCTCCAACCTCAGGGCGAGCAAGTCAACGTCGATCAACAGCGTCAAGCGGAATACGGACATGAAGACGCTATTGAGTTCcgttccaccgcttacagcgGCGGAGTTGCAGGATGCGGAACTGAGGTTGTGTCAACGGGCACAACATGATTCGTTTGCGGAGGAGATGGACGACCTGAAACGAGGAAAGCTGGTGAGCGGGAGGTCGAGACTAAAGTGGTTGTCTCCATACCTCGACCCAAAgggtgtgttacgcgtcggtggccggcttgGTAACGCCAACATACCAGAGTCAACCAAACATCCGATTGTCCTCGCTGCATCACATCGGCTGTCGACACTACTGGTCGAGAacactcatcatcaaaagATGCACGCAGGGCCACAATTCATGTTAGCAACAATCCGGCAGAAGTTTTGGTTGATTGGGGGCCGAAACTTAGCAAAGAGCGTGTACCATCGATGCCACACATGCTTTCGGAACAAGCCAACGCTGGTGAAACAGGCGGTAGCTGATTTGCCTAAGTCACGAGTGACACCAACGCGACCGTTTGCCGTCAGCGGCGTCGACTATTGTGGGCCGTTTTTGTTAAAGTCGACCGTCCGCAACCGAAGCCCAACGAAGGCATACATCGCGATATTCGTATGTTTCGCGACAAGGGCAGTCCATATCGAGCTGGTGAGTGATCTCACATCGACTGCTTTCCTATCAGCACTACGTCGCTTTGTCGCGAGACGTGGTAAAGTAGCCGAATTGCATTCGGACAATGCAACGACGTTCAAGGGCGCGGCACACGAGTTGCATCGCATCTATAGGATGCTGAAAATCGATGAGGGTGATAGGAGAGCGATCTTTGATTGGTGCGCAGAGAACGAACTGGTATGGAAGTTTATCCCCCCGCGTGCGCCTCATTTTGGAGGACTTTGGGAAGCGGCAGTTAAGTCCGCTAAAAGGCATCTGTTAAAGACGATAGGAGTTAGAAGTGTGACGcaagaaaatatgcttaccctTCTGGCACAAGTTGAGCTTTGTTTAAATTCGCGTCCATTGATACCAATATCAGATGAGCCAACAGATTTGGAAGCACTAACCCCGGGCCATTTCTTGATAGGGAGTAGCATGCAGCATGTACCACAAGTAGATCTTAGCAAGATTTCTCCGAACCGTTTGAAGGAGTACCAATTAGTGCAAAGGCAGATGCAAGAGATTTGGGCACGGTGGTACCCAGAATATCTACAGCAGCTACAGGCCAGGGCAAAGCACGCGAACAATACACCGGTGAAGCTAGAAGTGAACCAATTAGTGATCGTGAAAGAAGACAATACCCCACCTGCAGTTTGGCCAAAAGGGCGAATAACAGCTTTGCACCCAGGAAAAGACGGTGTAGTGAGAGTAGTAACTTTACGAGTgggcacaggaaaagaaattgttcgaGCCGTCAGTAGAATCGCGTTACTACCCAATCCAATCGAACAGAGAG CTGCAGTCGatacaaccaccatcaccatgagATCAATATTATCGAATATTGCCCGAATGTTCGATCCCCTTGGATTGATCGCTCCGGTCATTATACGTGCGAAGCTGCTCATGCAGGAATTGTGGCTGCAGAAGATCGGATGGGACGATCCGGTTCCCGTTCACATCTATAACAAATGGAAGGCTGTTAATGATGATTGGAAAGATTTGGCTGACTTCAAACGTGATAG ACGCGTCAGAGGTAGCGTATGGCGCCTGTATTTACGCACGTTGTGA